The nucleotide window GACTTTATTTATCAATAATCAATTTAAAATTCTGCTTGATGCCAGAATCGGATTTGATATTCATAATGTAATTACCATTCGGAATATTGCCGATGAAAACACTTTGAGTGATAGGATTCTGGCTTATAGATCTTACTTTCCTCCCTGCAATTGTGTAAATATCGATATCCAAAAGAGAACTTTCTGCAGTTCCACTCTTGTTAATAAAATAGATGTAATTCTTCGCTGGATTTGGATAAAACTGAAATTTGTAGCTTTTCTTATCAATTGTCTCTTCCTCCACAGGTGGCGGTGGCACCACAACATTGAAAGCGAAAGATCTGTCCAGAAACGCTATTCTTTTGGTCAGCCATTCTCTGATGTAAGAAAACTCTTCGTATTCAGAGGAGATCGTACTTCCTGAATTTGCAATTTGATCTCTTTCGTAAGCACCGTTATCTTTTAAATAATTAAAATTATCCATTAGTATCTGCATAATTTTATCTACCGAAATAGTACTCGATCTTAATTCCAGCCATCTTCTGTTCAAATCAAAGCGAAAACCGTCTTTTCTTTCATCTTCCCACAGCCTTTGAAATAGTCCATTAGACTTGAAGTCATCCGTAATATCTTCCGGCACAGAAATCCAATCCCTTCCTAAAACACTATCCAGATCCCACGGAACCAGAAAGTACTTTTCGTTTTTATCATAGCGGGCCGTGTAGAAATTTTTACCCATATTGTCCGTAGCTCTAAGGGTATTGATGAAAATAAAATAGTTAACCAGATTATCACTATCGTATCTTACTTTGTACTCAGATTCAAACAATTCTTTAGATGCGAATACTGCAAAGAAATGAAGGTTATAAAAATCGCTCCAGTTTCTCAGATCTTTCGGATAGGTGTACTCATAGCCGCCCCATGTTTTAGAATCATTATTATAATCCGAAACACCGATATATTGTGTATTTTCATCGTACGTACTACTTTTGTATAGTTCTCCGCGTACTTCTGTTTCTGTATTTTTTTTGAGCTTCAGTTGTTTTCTGTCCATTTTCTCGGAAACAGCGTAGAGCCCTTGATAGGAATTATTCACAAAAACCTCCGCATATTTCATACTGATTCCTGCCTTAGCTTTGGGCTCAAGATTCTGATAATATAATCCGCTCATACGATCCCAAAACTCCCAAGAGGCTACACTGCTGATTTTCAACGGTTCATTGTACATCGCCTGCAAGTTCCAATCTTTATCCTCTCTCAGTCCTAAGAGTGATAAATCTTGCGTATCATTACCTTTCTCATCTTTCCAAAATTCTATTTCAAAAGATTTTTTAGGATAATTCTGAGAAGTATCGCCTCTGTACTCTATGCCTGCATTGGAGTTGGTAATATTCCCCGTAGTTTCTACAAGGCTTACTCTCGACATAACTTTGGGCGCATCTACAATTTCCAGATCCGTATCTATAAAAAGCAAAGGCAATTCTGTAAAATAAATTGAATATCTCACATAGCCCTGATCTACGCCTATCGTGTAACGCAAACCTTTTTTCAGCACTTTTATATTATCTAAAACTTTATAATCCTGACCATCAATCTTGATTATAATTGATTGATTGTCAAATACTAGCTTGTTTAAATCTGCATTACAAACAATCAATCTTTTATCCTTATCGATTCTGTAATTTTCTTTCGGGATTTCGATTGTAGAAGCGAATATTTGAGTGCTAAGGAATATTAATATCAGAGATAAATATTTGTACATATGGTTATATTTTTTCGGACGCAAAGATAATGTTTCTGATTTATTACGAATCGTAAAAGCCGATGCTTGTTGGAAAACACGACCAAAGTCATTTTAATCCTGCCAATAGTTTTTTAATTATCTTTGCAATCTTATAAATATTGAATATGATATTATCAATGACAGGTTTTGGGAGAGCCGAAACTGTTTATGAAGGCACAAAAATAACGGTGGACATCAAATCTTTGAACAGCAAAAACTTTGATCTTAATGTGAAGACACCGCTTAGATATAAAGAAAAAGAATTCGAAATCCGGAAACTGCTTAATGATAAAATTCTTCGTGGAAAGGTAGATTGCTACATCAATTGCGAGAGTCTGGAAGTCAGTAATGATGTGAAGATCAATGAAGATATCGTCAAAAATTATATGGATCAGTTAAGAGCTGTTGCATCTGACGCACCAGAATTTGAATATCTGAAAATGGCTGTAAGAATGCCGGACGTCCTATCAACAAAAAATTCTGAACTTGATGAAAAGGAATGGAAATCACTACTTGCAGTGGTGCAGGATTCGGTGAGTAAGTTCATAGAATTCCGTCAAACTGAAGGTAATAATCTGGCTGAGGAAATCGAAAAGATCGTTCAGAACATCGAGAATAATCTGAATCAGGTTTCTCAATACGAGGAAGAAAGAATCCAACCAATTAAAGACCGCTACCAAAATGCACTCAAGAATTTTGAGAATATCGATGAGACCAGATATTATCAGGAAATGGTTTACTTTGTTGAGAAATTGGATATTTCAGAAGAGAAAGTGCGTCTTTCACAACACATTAAATATTATCTTGAAGTGATGAGAAACGAGGATTTTAATGGAAAAAAACTAGGTTTCATTGCTCAGGAAATGGGACGTGAAATCAATACATTGGGATCAAAAGCCAACCATTCCGAGATCCAGAAATTGGTGGTTGAGATGAAGGATGATCTTGAGAAAATCAAAGAACAAACGCTAAATGTTCTGTAGTTTAAGATTCGAAGTTCAGAGTTGGAAAAACATTGAACCTTAAACATTAAACTTAAAACTAAACAATGAAACAAAAAGTTATCATATTTTCCGCACCATCCGGAAGTGGGAAAACAACTTTGGTAAAACACGGTTTGTCGGTTGTGCCAGAACTCTGTTTCTCTATTTCCGCAACTACAAGGCAACCACGAGGCGAAGAAAAACACGCCGAAGATTATTATTTCCTCACGCCGGAAGAGTTCAGATCCAAAATATCGGAAGATGGATTCGTGGAGTTCGAGGAAGTTTATACGGACAAATACTACGGAACTTTAAAATCCGAAGTCGAAAGAATCTGGAACCAAGGAAAAGTCGTGATTTTTGACGTTGATGTCAAAGGCGGAATCAAGCTGAAGGAAATCTTTGGAGATAAAGCTTTATCCATTTTCGTAATGCCGCCAAGCATCGCCGAGTTGGAACAAAGATTGATCAAAAGAAATACCGACTGCGCCGAAACCATCAAAACCAGAGTAGAAAAAGCTGGCGAGGAAATGACCTATCAAAAACACTTCGATAAAATTATTATTAACACAGATCTTGACACAGCAAAGGCAGAAGTCGAGAAAATAATTAATAACTTTATCAACGAATAAAATCTGAAACACACAATGGATAATACATTAGACACCGCCATAAACAATATGCCCGTCAAAGGTTTTCTGGACCTTAAGGAATTTGCGATCCCAACCGGAGACGATTTGGTACAGGCAATCCTTGACCTTAAAAAAGAAAAAAATGCCGTGATCCTGGCACATTATTATCAGCCAGGACCCATCCAAGATATTGCTGATTTTCTAGGTGACTCTCTTCAATTGGCGAGACAAGCCAAGGAAACCGATGCCGATATGATCGCGTTTTGTGGCGTTCATTTTATGGCAGAAGCTGCGAAGATCCTTAATCCAACCAAAAAAGTCGTTCTTCCAGATACACTCGCAGGTTGTTCACTGGCAGATGGCTGTTCCGCAGAAGGACTCAATAAAATGCGCGAGCAACACCCCAATGCATTGGTAGCCACGTACATCAACTGCAATGCAGAAACCAAGGCCGCTTCAGACATCATCGTCACTAGTTCCAACGCAGAACAAATCATCGAGGCTTTGCCAAAAGACCGACCAATCATCTTCGCGCCGGACAAAAATTTAGGACGTTACCTAAGCAAAAAAACAGGTCGCGATATGATTCTTTGGGACGGAAGCTGCATCGTGCACGAGGCATTTTCTATGGAGCGCATCGCACAACAGCTGGCCGAGCATCCGAATGCAAAATTGATCGCTCACCCGGAAAGCGAAACGCCGGTTTTGGAATTGGCACATTTCATCGGCTCCACTTCAGCGCTTCTGAATTACGTGGAGCAGGACGACTGTCAACAGTTCATCATCGCAACAGAAGAAGGAATTCTTCATGAGATGAGAAAACGTGCGCCACACAAGGAACTCATTCCGGCACTTGTTTTCGATGAAAGCTGCAACTGCTCCGAGTGTTTCTATATGAAACGAAATACGCTGGAAAAACTTTATCTCTGTATGAAGTACGAGC belongs to Chryseobacterium sp. KACC 21268 and includes:
- a CDS encoding YicC family protein, whose amino-acid sequence is MILSMTGFGRAETVYEGTKITVDIKSLNSKNFDLNVKTPLRYKEKEFEIRKLLNDKILRGKVDCYINCESLEVSNDVKINEDIVKNYMDQLRAVASDAPEFEYLKMAVRMPDVLSTKNSELDEKEWKSLLAVVQDSVSKFIEFRQTEGNNLAEEIEKIVQNIENNLNQVSQYEEERIQPIKDRYQNALKNFENIDETRYYQEMVYFVEKLDISEEKVRLSQHIKYYLEVMRNEDFNGKKLGFIAQEMGREINTLGSKANHSEIQKLVVEMKDDLEKIKEQTLNVL
- a CDS encoding CotH kinase family protein produces the protein MYKYLSLILIFLSTQIFASTIEIPKENYRIDKDKRLIVCNADLNKLVFDNQSIIIKIDGQDYKVLDNIKVLKKGLRYTIGVDQGYVRYSIYFTELPLLFIDTDLEIVDAPKVMSRVSLVETTGNITNSNAGIEYRGDTSQNYPKKSFEIEFWKDEKGNDTQDLSLLGLREDKDWNLQAMYNEPLKISSVASWEFWDRMSGLYYQNLEPKAKAGISMKYAEVFVNNSYQGLYAVSEKMDRKQLKLKKNTETEVRGELYKSSTYDENTQYIGVSDYNNDSKTWGGYEYTYPKDLRNWSDFYNLHFFAVFASKELFESEYKVRYDSDNLVNYFIFINTLRATDNMGKNFYTARYDKNEKYFLVPWDLDSVLGRDWISVPEDITDDFKSNGLFQRLWEDERKDGFRFDLNRRWLELRSSTISVDKIMQILMDNFNYLKDNGAYERDQIANSGSTISSEYEEFSYIREWLTKRIAFLDRSFAFNVVVPPPPVEEETIDKKSYKFQFYPNPAKNYIYFINKSGTAESSLLDIDIYTIAGRKVRSISQNPITQSVFIGNIPNGNYIMNIKSDSGIKQNFKLIIDK
- the gmk gene encoding guanylate kinase produces the protein MKQKVIIFSAPSGSGKTTLVKHGLSVVPELCFSISATTRQPRGEEKHAEDYYFLTPEEFRSKISEDGFVEFEEVYTDKYYGTLKSEVERIWNQGKVVIFDVDVKGGIKLKEIFGDKALSIFVMPPSIAELEQRLIKRNTDCAETIKTRVEKAGEEMTYQKHFDKIIINTDLDTAKAEVEKIINNFINE
- the nadA gene encoding quinolinate synthase NadA; this encodes MDNTLDTAINNMPVKGFLDLKEFAIPTGDDLVQAILDLKKEKNAVILAHYYQPGPIQDIADFLGDSLQLARQAKETDADMIAFCGVHFMAEAAKILNPTKKVVLPDTLAGCSLADGCSAEGLNKMREQHPNALVATYINCNAETKAASDIIVTSSNAEQIIEALPKDRPIIFAPDKNLGRYLSKKTGRDMILWDGSCIVHEAFSMERIAQQLAEHPNAKLIAHPESETPVLELAHFIGSTSALLNYVEQDDCQQFIIATEEGILHEMRKRAPHKELIPALVFDESCNCSECFYMKRNTLEKLYLCMKYELPEIKMDEEIRLKALKPIEAMLELSKSIK